One Mycolicibacterium crocinum DNA window includes the following coding sequences:
- a CDS encoding M1 family metallopeptidase, translating to MKQPTKKAAKKGGPPVIDPYLPNNGNFGYRVSRYELDLEYKVAINRLTGTATITAATLASLKTFTLDLSDALSVSKVTVNGRRPSNFSASNGKLHITLSAALPAGAAMSITVRYGGNPRPIRSYWGEVGFEELSNGALVAGQPNGAASWFPCDDHPSAKASYRIQISTDSPYRALANGELVSRRVRAAQTVWTYEQPEPTSTYLITLQIGMYGTQRLPKAQVPMHAVLPDRLRPEFDHDFARQPQMMKLFINLFGPYPLSHGYTVVVTDDDLEIPLEAQGISIFGANHCDGKRGAERLIAHELAHQWFGNSVTARRWRDIWLHEGFACYAEWLWSENSGGRSADDWAHHYHAKLKSSPQNLLLADPGPRDMFDDRVYKRGALTLHVLRDTLGDDNFFELLRDWTSRHRHSTVVTDDFTGLAANYADVSLRPLWDAWLYSTEVPRL from the coding sequence GTGAAACAGCCCACCAAGAAAGCCGCCAAGAAAGGCGGCCCACCCGTCATCGATCCGTACCTGCCCAACAACGGCAACTTCGGCTACCGGGTGTCGCGCTACGAACTCGACCTGGAGTACAAGGTCGCGATCAACCGGCTGACCGGCACCGCCACGATCACCGCTGCGACGCTGGCGTCGCTGAAGACGTTCACGCTGGATTTGTCCGACGCGCTGTCGGTGTCGAAGGTGACGGTCAACGGCCGCCGCCCGTCGAACTTCTCCGCCTCGAACGGAAAGCTGCACATCACCCTGTCGGCGGCGCTGCCGGCCGGCGCGGCCATGTCGATCACGGTGCGCTACGGCGGCAACCCGCGACCCATCCGAAGCTATTGGGGCGAGGTCGGTTTCGAGGAGCTGTCCAACGGTGCACTGGTTGCGGGACAGCCGAACGGCGCGGCGTCGTGGTTTCCGTGCGACGACCACCCCAGCGCCAAGGCCAGCTACCGCATCCAGATCAGCACCGACAGCCCCTACCGCGCGCTGGCCAACGGTGAACTGGTGTCGCGGCGGGTGCGCGCCGCGCAAACCGTGTGGACCTACGAACAACCCGAACCGACGTCGACCTACCTGATCACGCTGCAGATCGGCATGTACGGCACCCAGAGGCTGCCCAAGGCCCAGGTGCCGATGCACGCGGTGCTGCCGGACCGGTTGCGGCCCGAGTTCGACCATGACTTCGCCCGGCAGCCGCAGATGATGAAACTGTTCATCAACCTGTTCGGCCCGTACCCGCTGAGTCACGGCTACACCGTCGTGGTCACCGATGACGACCTCGAGATACCGCTTGAAGCACAAGGTATTTCGATCTTCGGCGCCAACCACTGCGACGGTAAGCGCGGCGCCGAACGACTGATCGCCCACGAACTGGCCCACCAGTGGTTCGGCAACAGCGTGACCGCGCGCCGCTGGCGCGACATCTGGTTGCACGAGGGATTCGCCTGCTACGCCGAATGGTTGTGGTCGGAGAACTCCGGTGGACGCTCCGCCGACGACTGGGCCCACCACTATCACGCCAAGCTGAAATCCTCACCGCAGAACCTGCTGCTGGCCGACCCCGGCCCCCGCGACATGTTCGACGACCGCGTCTACAAGCGTGGGGCCCTCACACTGCACGTGCTGCGCGACACCCTCGGTGACGATAACTTCTTTGAACTGCTGCGGGATTGGACCAGCAGACACCGGCACAGCACCGTGGTGACCGACGACTTCACCGGCCTTGCCGCCAACTACGCCGACGTCTCGTTGCGCCCGCTGTGGGATGCCTGGCTGTACTCCACCGAGGTGCCGCGGCTGTGA
- a CDS encoding DUF2304 domain-containing protein, protein MNWIQGLLIAAVMALLVYLLRSRTNAKAKAWVKVGYVLFVVLAVYAILRPDDTTVLANFLGVRRGADLITYALIIAFVFTTMSTYLRFKELELKYARLARAVALEGARTPEH, encoded by the coding sequence ATGAACTGGATCCAGGGACTGCTGATCGCCGCGGTGATGGCGCTGCTGGTCTACCTGCTGCGCTCGCGCACCAACGCCAAAGCCAAGGCATGGGTCAAGGTCGGCTACGTGCTGTTCGTAGTGCTGGCGGTTTATGCGATCCTGCGGCCGGACGACACCACGGTGCTGGCCAACTTCCTCGGGGTCCGGCGTGGCGCCGACCTGATCACCTATGCGCTGATCATCGCGTTCGTGTTCACGACGATGAGCACGTATCTGCGCTTCAAGGAGCTCGAGCTGAAATACGCCCGGCTGGCGCGGGCGGTCGCACTGGAGGGTGCGCGGACCCCGGAGCACTAG
- a CDS encoding glycosyltransferase family 2 protein yields the protein MDIDTPYPDAWIIVPAFNEAKVIADVIADLRQVFDHVVCVDDGSSDDTADIALRAGAHVVRHPVNLGQGAAIQTGVEYARSQPGAAVFVTFDADGQHRVKDVVVMIDRLAKGDVDVVIGTRFAGTTVSHTPPLKRLILRAAAMLSPSSHRLHLTDSHNGLRVFNKTVADNLNLTMNGMSHATEFITLIVENHWRVAEEPVEILYTEYSMSKGQPLLNGVNIVFDGFLRGRMRR from the coding sequence GTGGACATCGACACGCCTTACCCCGACGCCTGGATCATCGTGCCGGCGTTCAACGAAGCGAAGGTCATCGCCGACGTCATCGCGGACCTGCGCCAAGTCTTCGACCACGTGGTGTGCGTCGACGACGGCAGCAGCGACGACACCGCCGACATCGCCTTGCGCGCGGGCGCGCACGTGGTGCGCCATCCGGTAAATCTCGGGCAGGGCGCTGCCATCCAAACCGGGGTCGAGTACGCCCGCAGCCAGCCCGGCGCTGCGGTGTTCGTCACGTTCGACGCCGACGGCCAGCACCGCGTCAAGGACGTCGTCGTGATGATCGACCGGCTGGCCAAGGGTGACGTCGACGTCGTGATCGGCACCCGGTTCGCCGGCACCACCGTCAGCCACACGCCGCCGCTGAAGCGGCTCATCCTGCGCGCGGCGGCGATGCTGAGCCCGAGCAGTCATCGGTTGCACCTGACCGACTCGCACAACGGGCTTCGAGTGTTCAATAAGACGGTCGCCGACAACCTCAACCTCACGATGAACGGCATGAGCCACGCGACCGAATTCATCACGCTGATCGTCGAAAACCATTGGCGGGTGGCCGAAGAGCCCGTCGAGATCCTCTACACCGAGTACTCGATGTCCAAGGGCCAGCCGCTGCTGAACGGAGTGAACATCGTCTTCGACGGGTTCCTGCGCGGAAGGATGCGCCGATGA
- a CDS encoding GDP-mannose 4,6-dehydratase, which translates to MQVLVTGAAGFIGSTLVDRLLADGHTVVGLDDLSRGRMENLAGASAEARFEFVEADIADADLIGLFEKHKPEVVHHLAAQIDVRRSVEEPEFDAAVNVIGTVRLAEAARRSGVRKVVHTSSGGSIYGAPTNFPVNETTPVDPASPYAASKVAGEIYLNTFRHLYGVDCSFIAPSNVYGPRQDPHGEAGVVAIFANAMLAGRPTKVYGDGSNTRDYVFVDDVVDAFVRASGKGGCGQRFNVGTGVETSDRQLHSVVAKVVGVADDPDFAPARLGDLKRSCLDVRKAEMVLGWRPQVRLEDGIARTVDYFRG; encoded by the coding sequence ATGCAGGTACTGGTCACGGGGGCTGCCGGCTTCATCGGGTCGACGCTGGTTGATCGCCTGCTCGCCGACGGGCACACCGTCGTCGGGCTCGACGATCTGAGCCGTGGCCGCATGGAGAACCTGGCCGGGGCGAGCGCCGAGGCTCGGTTCGAGTTCGTCGAGGCCGATATCGCCGACGCGGACCTGATCGGCCTGTTCGAGAAGCACAAGCCCGAAGTCGTCCACCATCTGGCCGCCCAGATCGACGTGCGCCGCTCGGTGGAAGAACCCGAGTTCGACGCGGCGGTCAACGTGATCGGCACCGTGCGGCTGGCCGAGGCGGCGCGGCGCTCGGGCGTTCGCAAGGTCGTTCACACCTCGTCGGGCGGCTCGATCTACGGGGCGCCGACGAACTTCCCCGTCAACGAGACGACTCCGGTCGATCCCGCCTCGCCGTATGCGGCCAGCAAGGTCGCCGGCGAGATCTACCTCAACACCTTCCGCCACCTCTACGGCGTGGACTGCTCGTTCATCGCGCCGTCGAATGTCTATGGCCCGCGCCAAGACCCGCACGGCGAGGCCGGCGTCGTCGCGATATTCGCCAACGCGATGCTGGCCGGCCGGCCCACCAAGGTCTACGGCGACGGCTCGAACACCCGCGACTACGTCTTCGTCGACGACGTCGTCGACGCCTTCGTGCGGGCCTCCGGAAAAGGTGGGTGCGGGCAGCGATTCAACGTCGGGACCGGCGTGGAGACCAGCGACCGGCAGTTGCACTCGGTGGTGGCCAAGGTGGTCGGGGTGGCCGACGACCCGGACTTCGCCCCGGCCCGGCTGGGCGACCTGAAGCGCTCCTGCCTGGATGTCCGCAAGGCCGAGATGGTGCTCGGCTGGCGCCCGCAGGTACGCCTCGAAGACGGCATCGCCCGCACCGTCGACTACTTCCGGGGCTAG
- a CDS encoding Pls/PosA family non-ribosomal peptide synthetase, with the protein MSTTPPRILVVATPEIPPQYLLSEQAPPPRTLIDILYETANRYPEAAAIDDGTVQLTYAELIADIEESVDWLAARGIGRGDRIGIRMPSGSYALYVAILSTLAAGAAYVPVDADDPDERAELVFGEAGVVAVITEAGLTRGPGSSRGWRATAPLGRDDAWIIFTSGSTGTPKGVAVTHRNAAAFVDAEARMFLQHNPIGPADRVLAGLSVAFDASCEEMWLAWRYGACLVPAPRALVRSGMDLGPWLVARDITVVSTVPTLASLWPAEALEQVRLLIFGGEACPPELAERLAVEGREVWNTYGPTEATVVASAARLDGRSPVSIGRPLPGWDLAVVDANGAPVAIGEVGELVIGGVGLARYLDPEKDAEKYAPMPTLEWARAYRSGDLVRLEADGLYFQGRADDQVKVGGRRIELGEVDSALVHLPGVSGGAAAVRRTASGTPMLVGYIASANPDFDLTAARAHLAQALPAALVPRLVLLDELPTRTSGKVDRNALPWPPPGYQDSEPDLGGTMGWLAGLWRDVLGAVVDGPEADFFALGGGSLSAAQLVAALRERYPQLTVAQLYDHPRLGSLAEFLEEQKPPVAVTPRDVKPTPVSTQAAQVLLSVPLATLTGLQWVTWLALINNVAAAVHPLPWLVGVSWWLVAVAFVLFITPIGRMSIAVLGARTLLSGLEPGTYRRGGSEHLRVWLAERLADASGAENLAGAPWLVYYARALGNKVGKGVDLHSAPPVTGMLTLGHRVSIEPEVDLTGHWIDGDLFHVGPISVGNDASIGARTTLFPGAVVGKNADVAPGSGVVGKVKNGQYWKGSPAIKSGKARHPWPDHRPPRAPVWVAAYGVTSMLLGAVPLVALAIGLGVVVWPARHSATLGSAMATAAPWIPVAALVSLLVYAAFTVVAVRILAIGLREGYHPVRSRVGWQLWTTERLMDAARNYLFPLYASLLTPWWLRALGAKVGRNTEISTALLTPKFTVVEDGAFLADDTMVASYELGGGWIHVAKATVGKRAFLGNSGITQPGRRVPDDGLVAVLSAAPHKAKAGSSWLGSPPIRLRRRADEADATLTYSPPMRLKVMRAAVETCRLIPVMVTFAIGVAVLAALQALASEFGYGWAALAGGLVLLITGAVAGGVAVAAKWLVVGHIPAGEQPLWSSFVWRNEVSDTFVETVAAPWFARAASGTPVMNLWLRALGAKIGRGVWCETYWLPEADLVTLQRASTVNRGCVVQTHLFHDRIMRMDTVVLDEGATLGPHCVALPAARLGAGATVGPASLVMRGDEVPPSTRWQGNPIAPWLISRKKPRDETTSRKAGDNAA; encoded by the coding sequence ATGTCAACGACGCCGCCTAGGATCCTCGTCGTGGCGACGCCGGAAATTCCCCCGCAGTACCTGTTGTCGGAGCAGGCACCGCCGCCGCGCACCCTGATCGACATCCTCTACGAGACCGCGAACCGTTACCCCGAGGCGGCCGCGATCGACGACGGCACGGTGCAGCTGACCTACGCCGAGCTGATCGCCGATATCGAGGAAAGCGTCGACTGGCTGGCCGCGCGCGGCATCGGCCGCGGCGACCGGATCGGCATCCGGATGCCGTCGGGAAGCTACGCCCTCTACGTCGCGATCCTCTCGACGCTGGCGGCCGGCGCGGCGTATGTCCCGGTCGACGCCGACGATCCCGACGAACGCGCCGAGCTGGTGTTCGGAGAGGCCGGCGTCGTCGCCGTGATCACCGAGGCGGGTCTGACCCGCGGGCCGGGCTCGTCCCGCGGATGGCGCGCGACCGCCCCGCTGGGCCGCGACGACGCCTGGATCATCTTCACCTCGGGTTCCACCGGGACCCCCAAGGGCGTTGCGGTCACCCATCGCAACGCGGCAGCGTTCGTCGACGCCGAAGCGCGAATGTTCCTGCAGCACAACCCGATCGGGCCAGCGGACCGGGTGCTGGCCGGACTGTCGGTGGCCTTCGACGCCTCGTGCGAGGAGATGTGGCTGGCGTGGCGCTACGGTGCGTGCCTGGTGCCGGCGCCGCGTGCCCTGGTTCGCAGCGGTATGGACCTCGGTCCGTGGCTGGTGGCGCGGGACATCACTGTGGTGTCGACGGTCCCCACGCTGGCGTCGCTGTGGCCGGCCGAGGCACTGGAACAGGTGCGGCTGCTGATCTTCGGCGGCGAGGCCTGCCCGCCCGAACTCGCCGAGCGGCTCGCCGTCGAGGGCCGCGAGGTGTGGAACACCTACGGACCGACGGAAGCCACCGTGGTGGCGAGCGCCGCTCGGCTCGACGGTCGAAGTCCGGTCAGCATCGGGCGCCCCCTACCGGGCTGGGACCTCGCGGTCGTCGACGCCAACGGCGCCCCGGTCGCCATCGGCGAGGTCGGCGAATTGGTGATCGGCGGCGTCGGCCTGGCGCGCTACCTGGATCCGGAGAAAGACGCCGAGAAATACGCGCCGATGCCGACGCTGGAGTGGGCCCGCGCCTACCGCAGCGGTGACCTGGTCCGGTTGGAGGCCGACGGACTGTATTTCCAGGGCCGCGCCGACGATCAGGTCAAAGTAGGCGGCCGCCGCATCGAACTCGGCGAGGTCGACTCCGCGCTGGTGCACCTTCCCGGGGTGAGCGGCGGCGCCGCGGCGGTACGCCGAACCGCCAGCGGCACCCCGATGCTGGTCGGCTATATCGCCAGCGCCAACCCCGACTTTGACCTGACCGCCGCCCGCGCCCACCTTGCCCAGGCCCTGCCTGCCGCCTTGGTGCCGCGGCTGGTGTTGCTCGACGAGTTGCCGACCCGCACCTCGGGCAAGGTCGACCGCAATGCGCTGCCGTGGCCGCCGCCGGGATACCAGGATTCCGAACCCGACCTGGGCGGCACCATGGGCTGGCTGGCCGGGCTGTGGCGCGACGTGCTCGGCGCGGTCGTCGACGGTCCGGAAGCGGACTTCTTCGCCCTCGGCGGCGGCTCACTGTCGGCGGCCCAGCTGGTTGCCGCGCTACGTGAGCGCTACCCGCAGCTGACCGTCGCCCAGCTCTACGACCACCCCCGGCTGGGGTCGCTGGCCGAGTTCCTCGAAGAGCAGAAGCCACCGGTCGCGGTCACCCCGCGCGACGTCAAGCCCACCCCGGTGTCGACGCAGGCGGCCCAGGTCCTGCTGTCGGTGCCGCTGGCCACCCTGACCGGCCTGCAATGGGTGACCTGGCTGGCGCTGATCAACAACGTGGCCGCCGCCGTCCATCCGCTGCCGTGGCTGGTCGGAGTCAGCTGGTGGCTCGTGGCGGTCGCGTTCGTCTTGTTCATCACCCCGATCGGGCGGATGAGCATCGCGGTCCTGGGCGCGCGCACACTGCTGTCCGGCCTCGAACCCGGCACCTACCGTCGCGGTGGGTCCGAACATCTGCGGGTGTGGCTGGCCGAACGCCTCGCCGACGCCAGTGGCGCCGAGAACCTGGCAGGTGCCCCGTGGCTGGTGTACTACGCACGGGCGCTGGGTAACAAGGTCGGCAAAGGCGTGGATCTGCATTCGGCGCCTCCGGTGACCGGCATGCTCACGCTCGGCCACCGGGTTTCCATCGAACCGGAGGTCGACCTGACCGGGCATTGGATCGACGGCGACCTGTTCCACGTCGGCCCGATCAGCGTCGGCAACGACGCCAGCATCGGGGCACGCACCACCCTGTTCCCCGGCGCGGTCGTCGGGAAGAACGCCGATGTGGCACCCGGCTCCGGCGTCGTCGGCAAGGTGAAGAACGGGCAGTACTGGAAGGGTTCACCGGCGATCAAGTCCGGCAAGGCCCGTCATCCGTGGCCCGACCACCGGCCGCCGCGCGCCCCCGTGTGGGTGGCCGCCTACGGGGTGACCTCGATGCTCCTCGGCGCGGTGCCACTGGTGGCCCTGGCCATCGGGTTGGGCGTTGTGGTGTGGCCGGCCCGGCACAGCGCGACGCTGGGTTCGGCCATGGCGACGGCCGCGCCGTGGATTCCGGTGGCCGCGCTGGTCTCGCTCCTGGTCTACGCGGCGTTCACAGTAGTGGCGGTGCGGATCCTCGCGATCGGGCTGCGCGAGGGCTACCACCCGGTGCGCAGTCGGGTGGGCTGGCAGCTGTGGACCACCGAACGACTGATGGACGCCGCCCGCAACTACCTGTTCCCGCTGTATGCCAGCCTGCTGACCCCGTGGTGGCTGCGGGCACTCGGTGCGAAAGTCGGCCGCAACACCGAGATCTCGACGGCACTGCTGACACCCAAGTTCACCGTCGTCGAAGACGGCGCCTTCCTGGCCGACGACACCATGGTCGCCTCCTACGAGCTCGGCGGCGGCTGGATCCATGTCGCCAAGGCCACCGTCGGCAAGCGCGCGTTCCTGGGCAACTCCGGCATCACCCAGCCGGGCCGCCGGGTTCCCGACGACGGTCTGGTGGCAGTGCTTTCAGCCGCCCCGCACAAGGCCAAGGCCGGTTCCTCCTGGCTGGGCAGCCCGCCGATCCGGTTGCGCCGCCGCGCCGACGAAGCCGACGCAACGCTGACCTACAGCCCGCCCATGCGGTTGAAGGTGATGCGTGCCGCGGTCGAGACCTGCCGGCTGATCCCGGTGATGGTCACGTTCGCGATCGGGGTCGCGGTGCTGGCCGCACTGCAGGCGCTCGCGTCCGAGTTCGGCTATGGCTGGGCGGCATTGGCCGGCGGCCTGGTCCTCCTGATCACCGGCGCCGTCGCCGGCGGGGTCGCGGTTGCGGCCAAATGGCTTGTCGTCGGCCATATCCCAGCAGGCGAGCAGCCACTGTGGTCGTCGTTCGTGTGGCGCAACGAGGTGTCGGACACCTTCGTGGAGACCGTGGCTGCGCCGTGGTTCGCCCGCGCCGCCAGCGGCACCCCGGTGATGAACCTGTGGCTGCGCGCGCTGGGCGCGAAGATCGGTCGCGGCGTGTGGTGTGAAACCTACTGGCTGCCCGAGGCGGATCTGGTGACGCTGCAGCGCGCCAGCACCGTCAACCGCGGCTGCGTGGTGCAGACGCATCTGTTCCACGACCGGATCATGCGCATGGACACCGTCGTGCTCGACGAGGGCGCCACGCTGGGTCCGCACTGCGTGGCGTTGCCCGCCGCCAGGCTGGGCGCCGGTGCCACCGTCGGCCCGGCGTCGCTGGTGATGCGCGGCGACGAGGTGCCACCCTCCACTCGCTGGCAGGGCAATCCGATTGCGCCGTGGCTCATTTCGCGCAAGAAGCCGCGCGACGAGACCACCTCGCGTAAAGCCGGGGACAACGCCGCGTGA